Proteins encoded in a region of the Deltaproteobacteria bacterium genome:
- a CDS encoding tetratricopeptide repeat protein has product MPDDMTAFKKVKSFLLLSLALLFLAGACGSKNEEAFLQEADAHFAKGSPDKAVQTYRDYLNEFPRGRFRDQALLRKGEILYYVLGKKGPAVQAFSRLVLDYPLSEPSFQAREILAAIYRDETADYLRAVIEYRWLLNHRPANKKADEYHYQIGHCFFLANRLEQAIMEYKLFIEGYPESRFVERAYNELGGAYMILKQPEQALSVFKTAIDRFPESSLRPTMDFKTAECYEAMDRLDEALAQYQYVREMYDNWPAVDIRIKGVESRQKSKQGRARKGNK; this is encoded by the coding sequence GTGCCAGATGATATGACAGCGTTCAAGAAAGTAAAGAGCTTCCTTCTCCTCAGCCTGGCGCTTCTCTTCCTGGCTGGGGCCTGCGGCTCAAAAAACGAGGAGGCCTTTCTTCAGGAAGCGGACGCCCATTTCGCAAAAGGCAGCCCTGACAAGGCGGTCCAAACTTACCGGGATTACCTTAACGAGTTTCCTCGAGGGCGTTTCAGGGATCAGGCCCTGTTGCGCAAAGGTGAGATCCTTTACTACGTCCTGGGGAAAAAGGGGCCGGCCGTGCAAGCCTTCAGCCGCTTGGTCCTGGATTATCCCTTGAGTGAGCCCAGCTTTCAAGCCAGAGAGATCCTGGCCGCGATTTATCGGGACGAGACCGCTGATTATCTTCGCGCGGTCATTGAATATCGCTGGCTTCTTAACCACCGTCCGGCCAACAAGAAGGCGGATGAATACCATTATCAAATCGGGCATTGCTTCTTTCTGGCCAATCGGCTCGAGCAGGCCATCATGGAATACAAACTGTTTATTGAGGGCTATCCTGAATCTCGCTTTGTCGAGCGGGCTTATAATGAGTTGGGCGGCGCCTACATGATCCTGAAGCAGCCGGAGCAGGCCTTAAGCGTTTTCAAGACCGCTATTGACAGGTTTCCTGAAAGTTCACTCCGGCCGACTATGGATTTTAAAACCGCGGAGTGCTATGAAGCCATGGACCGTCTTGATGAAGCCCTGGCGCAGTATCAATATGTACGGGAGATGTATGACAATTGGCCGGCGGTTGATATCCGCATTAAAGGGGTTGAGTCCCGGCAGAAGAGCAAGCAGGGACGGGCCAGGAAAGGAAATAAATGA
- a CDS encoding NAD(P)-dependent glycerol-3-phosphate dehydrogenase produces the protein MSLIERLKDIRTISVVGAGAWGTALSRHLASKGFKVALWAHEDEVVKQIESIRENQAYLPGVKIPENVTPSTDLETVVRGQEIVILAVPSHHMRSVVTRLAGFLSAGVILVSVAKGIENETLMTMTQVFEDVLPENLAAYRAALSGPSFAREVGQGLPTAVTVACHDRDVSLLLQQVFASPTLRIYTSQDVIGVELGGALKNLSAIVAGICDGMKMGLNARAAIITRGLAEITRLGVRMGANPLTFSGLAGMGDLVLTCTGDLSRNRGVGLKLGQGQKLCDILKNTKTVAEGVRTTLSAKDLAEKEGVDMPITVKLYEILYEDKEPRQAMVELMSRTLKPEIDQGMLF, from the coding sequence ATGAGTTTGATCGAGCGCCTGAAGGATATTCGAACGATAAGCGTGGTCGGAGCTGGCGCCTGGGGAACGGCCTTGTCCCGCCATCTGGCCTCTAAGGGGTTTAAGGTCGCCCTCTGGGCCCATGAGGACGAGGTGGTCAAGCAGATAGAGTCAATCCGGGAGAACCAGGCCTACCTGCCCGGGGTAAAAATTCCCGAAAATGTTACGCCGTCCACGGACTTAGAAACAGTGGTTCGCGGTCAGGAGATCGTTATTTTAGCGGTGCCATCTCACCACATGCGCAGCGTGGTTACACGTTTGGCTGGATTTCTTTCGGCGGGAGTCATTCTGGTCAGCGTTGCCAAAGGCATTGAGAATGAAACCTTGATGACCATGACCCAGGTCTTTGAAGATGTTCTGCCTGAAAATCTGGCCGCATATCGTGCCGCGCTGTCCGGGCCGAGTTTTGCCCGGGAGGTGGGTCAAGGTCTGCCCACGGCTGTGACCGTGGCCTGTCATGACCGGGATGTCTCTCTGCTGCTTCAGCAGGTCTTTGCCTCGCCCACACTGAGAATATATACCAGCCAGGATGTGATTGGGGTGGAGCTGGGGGGTGCCTTGAAGAATCTGAGCGCCATTGTGGCAGGCATCTGCGATGGCATGAAAATGGGACTTAACGCCCGGGCCGCCATCATTACCCGCGGCCTGGCCGAGATCACCCGCCTTGGGGTCAGAATGGGGGCTAACCCGCTAACCTTTTCCGGGCTGGCAGGCATGGGCGATCTCGTCCTAACCTGCACCGGCGATCTTTCCCGCAACCGCGGCGTCGGTCTGAAGCTGGGCCAGGGTCAGAAGCTATGCGATATCCTGAAAAACACAAAAACCGTGGCCGAGGGGGTTCGAACCACCCTTTCCGCTAAAGACCTGGCTGAAAAGGAAGGGGTGGATATGCCTATCACGGTGAAGCTTTACGAGATTCTCTATGAG